Proteins encoded in a region of the Calypte anna isolate BGI_N300 chromosome 15, bCalAnn1_v1.p, whole genome shotgun sequence genome:
- the TRMT2A gene encoding tRNA (uracil-5-)-methyltransferase homolog A, whose amino-acid sequence MAEKSERCHSDLVAAPMPAAEDGSEAESKADGGGGDPAESPASCPDVYRYIKGDLFTSEIYKVEIQNLPKYIGFNDVKKFLAKYGLSPHKIKLFGKQTFAFVTFKSEEERDKAMRVLHGVLWKGRHLSLRLAKPKADPIAKKRKKEETEQGEAKRPAPSNGSGEEAASKQIADVVTPLWNVPYEEQLAEKKQECEQVLQKLTKEIGNNNRALLPWLFLQKQKYNKLCCPVEGVKASPLQTEYRNKCEFLIGIGVNQEDKTVGCRLGKYKGGTCAVVEPFDTIHIPAIAKKVVKAFQDYIRSTPYSVYSPETYEGHWKQLTVRTSRNGHIMAIVYFNPQKLSKEELTDLKISLAKYFTEGMGKSSGVTSLYFVEEGQRKSPNVEDLPLEHVAGDKYIYEELLGLKFRISPHAFFQVNTQAAEVLYTAIREWAQLNQESTVLDICCGTGTIGISLAKKVKKVIGIELCQEAVQDAKVNAQINELNNIEFHCGKAEDIVPSLMNVLAPQNLIAIVDPPRAGLHSKVILALRRAEHLKKLIYVSCNPRAAMNNFVDLCRAPSNRVKGASFRPTKAMAVDLFPQTRHCELLIFFERLEYGDGSSTAAVPDAAPVPAEGSGLDGTNPLTADASPATSVYADTALEERQST is encoded by the exons ATGGCGGAGAAAAGCGAGCGGTGCCACTCCGACCTCGTCGCGGCTCCTATGCCGGCGGCCGAAGACGGGTCTGAAGCAGAGAGCAAGGCCGATGGAGGCGGGGGAGACCCCGCGGAGAGTCCCGCGTCCTGCCCCGACGTGTACAGATACATTAAGGGAGACTTGTTTACCTCCGAGATCTATAAAGTAGAAATACAAAACCTTCCTAAGTACATCGGGTTTAACGATGTGAAAAAGTTCCTTGCCAAATACGGCCTGAGCCCGCACAAGATCAAACTCTTTGGGAAGCAGACCTTCGCGTTCGTGACGTTTAAGAGcgaggaggagagggacaaagCCATGAGAGTCCTCCATGGGGTGCTGTGGAAGGGCCGGCACCTCAGCCTCAGGCTGGCCAAGCCCAAGGCTGACCCGATcgcaaaaaaaaggaaaaaagaagagacgGAGCAGGGAGAGGCGAAACGCCCGGCTCCCTCCAACGGGAGCGGCGAGGAGGCTGCGAGCAAACAGATCGCGGATGTGGTGACCCCGCTGTGGAACGTCCCCTACGAGGAGCAGCTGGCCGAAAAGAAGCAGGAATGCGAACAAGTGCTGCAGAAGCTGACAAA GGAAATAGGAAATAACAACAGAGCTTTATTACCTTGGCTGTtcctgcagaagcagaagtaTAATAAATTGTGTTGCCCAGTAGAGGGAGTGAAAGCATCACCATTACAG ACTGAATATCGCAACAAATGTGAGTTCTTGATTGGGATTGGTGTAAATCAAGAGGACAAAACTGTGGGTTGTCGGCTTGGCAAATATAAGGGTGGTACATGTGCTGTAGTGGAGCCATTTGATACTATTCACATTCCTGCTATTGCCAAAAAAGTAGTAAAAGCTTTCCAAGACTACATAAG GTCAACTCCTTACTCCGTTTACAGCCCAGAAACCTATGAAGGGCACTGGAAACAGCTCACAGTCCGTACCAGCAGGAATGGCCACATTATGGCAATTGTTTATTTTAACCCTCAG AAATTAAGTAAAGAAGAGCTCACTGACTTGAAAATCTCTCTGGCAAAATACTTCACAGAAGGGATGGGAAAGAGCAGTGGTGTTACTTCTCTGTACTTTGTGGAGGAAGGACAAAG GAAATCTCCCAATGTGGAAGACTTGCCTTTGGAGCATGTGGCTGGTGATAAGTACATCTATGAAGAACTTCTTGGCCTAAAATTTAGAATTTCTCCTCACGCATTCTTTCAA GTAAACACACAAGCTGCAGAAGTTTTGTATACTGCCATTAGGGAGTGGGCACAGCTGAACCAAGAAAGCACTGTGCTTGACATATGCTGTGGGACAGGAACTATTGGGATTTCTTTGGCAAAG AAAGTAAAGAAAGTGATTGGAATTGAACTCTGCCAAGAAGCTGTGCAGGATGCCAAAGTGAATGCCCAGATTAATG agcTGAATAATATTGAATTTCATTGTGGGAAGGCTGAAGATATTGTTCCCTCCCTAATGAATGTGTTAGCACCTCAGAACCTGATAGCCATTGTAGATCCACCACGAGCAGGGCTGC ATTCCAAGGTAATTCTTGCCCTTAGAAGAGCTGAACACCTGAAGAAGCTCATCTATGTATCCTGCAATCCCAGAGCTGCAATGAATAACTTTGTGGA CCTTTGCCGGGCCCCTTCCAACAGAGTCAAAGGAGCCTCCTTCCGTCCCACAAAAGCAATGGCTGTGGATCTCTTCCCCCAGACCCGGCACTGTGAGCTGctgattttctttgaaaggcTTGAGTATGGTGATGGGAGCTCCACTGCAGCAGTGCCTGATGCTGCTCCAGTCCCAGCAGAAGGGTCTGGCTTGGATGGCACCAACCCCCTGACTGCTGATGCCAGCCCAGCAACTTCAGTATATGCAGATACTGCACTTGAGGAGAGGCAATCAACTTGA